A part of Rhodothermus sp. genomic DNA contains:
- a CDS encoding metal-dependent hydrolase, which translates to MKLTYFGHSAFQIETNGTTLLFDPFITGNPHTQGVVTADQLHPDVILLTHAHGDHWGDTLSIARRTNALLIANFEITQYAQQHGHNNVHPMNTGGSWQFPWGRVTQTYARHSSSFPDGTYGGNPNGYLLEIEGKVIYDLGDTCPFAEMAWYGEDYQIDVALMPVGDLFTMGVEGAVRAAKMLKPGLIIPIHYNTFPPIQIDIEQCRQRLEQEGFKVQVLQPGESLTL; encoded by the coding sequence ATGAAGCTCACCTACTTCGGACATTCGGCCTTCCAGATTGAGACAAACGGCACCACGCTGCTCTTTGACCCCTTCATTACGGGCAACCCGCACACGCAGGGAGTTGTTACGGCCGACCAGTTGCACCCCGATGTGATTCTGCTCACGCATGCTCACGGTGACCACTGGGGCGACACGTTATCCATCGCTCGCCGCACCAACGCACTGCTGATCGCCAACTTTGAGATCACCCAGTATGCCCAGCAGCACGGGCACAATAACGTACATCCCATGAACACCGGCGGCTCCTGGCAATTTCCCTGGGGACGTGTCACGCAGACCTACGCCCGCCATTCGTCATCTTTTCCGGACGGCACCTATGGAGGCAACCCGAACGGTTACCTCCTCGAAATCGAAGGTAAGGTAATCTATGACCTGGGCGATACCTGCCCCTTTGCTGAAATGGCCTGGTATGGCGAAGATTACCAGATAGATGTGGCGCTCATGCCGGTAGGCGATCTCTTCACGATGGGCGTCGAAGGCGCTGTCCGAGCAGCCAAAATGCTCAAACCAGGCCTGATCATTCCAATCCACTACAACACTTTTCCCCCCATCCAGATCGACATTGAACAATGCCGCCAACGCCTGGAGCAAGAAGGGTTCAAGGTACAGGTCCTTCAGCCAGGCGAAAGCCTGACGCTTTAA
- a CDS encoding metallophosphoesterase family protein, whose protein sequence is MILGILSDTHGFWHPALPEAFADVDLILHAGDVGSLEVLKHLETLAPVHAVYGNVDGPELRQRLPADLWLTLEGVRIWMTHIGGRPGRWAPGIAARLRQQQPDIFVCGHSHILRIERVASLNGMLYVNPGAAGREGLHRVKTCVRLHLKAGRPRQAEVIHLDEIPAASTP, encoded by the coding sequence ATGATTCTGGGGATTCTTTCCGACACGCATGGCTTCTGGCACCCGGCCCTGCCCGAAGCTTTCGCCGACGTCGATCTGATTCTGCATGCCGGCGATGTGGGATCGCTCGAGGTGCTCAAACACCTTGAGACCCTGGCACCTGTGCATGCCGTCTACGGCAACGTCGATGGTCCCGAGCTCCGTCAACGGCTTCCAGCAGATCTCTGGCTGACGCTGGAAGGCGTACGCATTTGGATGACACACATCGGCGGCCGTCCGGGCCGATGGGCGCCTGGCATTGCCGCCCGGTTGCGCCAGCAACAGCCGGATATATTCGTCTGTGGTCACAGTCACATCCTCCGCATTGAGCGGGTCGCTTCCCTGAACGGGATGCTGTACGTGAATCCGGGGGCGGCCGGACGCGAAGGGTTACACCGGGTTAAAACCTGCGTGCGCCTCCATCTGAAAGCAGGCCGCCCCCGCCAGGCCGAGGTTATACACCTGGATGAAATCCCGGCAGCTTCCACACCATGA